The following are encoded in a window of Rubellicoccus peritrichatus genomic DNA:
- a CDS encoding RHS repeat-associated core domain-containing protein: MPHKTYLQNASAHGPSGEVLTNSASAGTLFVPQTPLVPTYDDDGNLTQDGRWSYSWNAENRLIEQDTLASAVTAGAEDYRVTYQYDYLGRMFERVVYKDDVVESTERFIWDGYNQVAKVDGLGNLLQTYLWGLDLSGTLQDAGGVGGLLSVTDSTGTSDETFLAFYDGNGNIMGYADASDGSIAANFDYGPFGESLRESGDDVGKLDFRFSTKISDSITGIIHYELRDYNPESGRWLSRDPIEENGGLNLYGFVGNDGTNNVDILGLSITINIGYDSEGTKVRSRLERMTVALDEVLRKCKENFGLDVEYDINEVGTDIVKTPLLRGFGRVGNRINDYGYDFVGQFKNRYNMTDSEYSRSRYNEAITIIQRAGDGVPVLLTAGTIRVADGIAEGVAFDNQSILINLDPTNGTLNRYVLAHELGHYAGYVPPSEFLADDGHHYSESTNLMHGPAGSEPDCGYCIALWALSTEEE; encoded by the coding sequence TTGCCACATAAGACCTATCTTCAGAATGCCTCAGCACACGGCCCCAGTGGCGAAGTGCTAACCAATAGTGCTAGCGCTGGAACACTCTTCGTTCCACAAACCCCTCTTGTTCCAACCTACGACGATGACGGCAATCTCACCCAGGATGGTCGCTGGTCCTACAGCTGGAACGCCGAGAATCGATTGATTGAGCAAGACACTTTAGCCTCGGCTGTGACTGCTGGTGCCGAAGATTATAGAGTCACCTATCAATATGATTATTTAGGTCGCATGTTTGAGCGCGTTGTCTATAAAGATGATGTCGTGGAAAGCACCGAACGTTTCATCTGGGACGGATACAATCAGGTCGCCAAAGTGGACGGCTTAGGCAATCTCTTGCAGACTTACCTTTGGGGTTTGGACTTGAGCGGCACATTACAAGACGCTGGAGGCGTCGGCGGATTGCTTTCTGTCACGGACTCAACAGGAACATCGGATGAAACCTTCCTCGCCTTCTACGACGGCAACGGAAACATCATGGGTTACGCCGATGCGTCCGACGGTTCCATTGCCGCAAACTTCGATTATGGCCCATTTGGAGAATCCTTGCGCGAAAGTGGCGATGATGTGGGCAAGCTGGATTTCCGTTTCTCAACCAAAATCAGCGATAGTATAACGGGCATTATACATTACGAGTTGAGGGATTACAACCCAGAGAGTGGTCGCTGGCTCAGTCGCGATCCTATTGAAGAAAACGGAGGACTGAACTTATATGGATTCGTTGGAAATGATGGGACGAACAATGTTGATATTTTGGGCTTATCCATCACGATTAATATAGGATATGATAGTGAAGGGACAAAAGTAAGGTCCAGGCTTGAGAGAATGACTGTAGCGCTTGATGAAGTCCTAAGGAAATGCAAAGAGAACTTCGGATTGGATGTAGAGTATGATATCAATGAAGTTGGGACTGATATCGTCAAGACACCATTACTTAGAGGTTTCGGTAGGGTTGGAAACAGAATCAATGACTATGGTTATGATTTTGTTGGTCAATTCAAAAACAGATATAATATGACAGACTCAGAATACTCACGGTCACGCTACAATGAGGCAATTACTATAATACAAAGGGCAGGAGATGGTGTCCCAGTATTGCTTACTGCGGGAACGATTAGGGTTGCCGATGGTATAGCTGAGGGGGTTGCCTTCGACAATCAATCTATCCTTATAAACCTTGACCCAACAAATGGAACTTTAAACAGATACGTTTTGGCACATGAGTTAGGTCACTATGCAGGCTATGTTCCACCTAGTGAATTTCTTGCTGATGATGGACATCATTACAGCGAGAGTACGAATTTAATGCATGGCCCAGCGGGATCAGAGCCAGATTGTGGTTATTGCATAGCCCTTTGGGCTCTTTCAACAGAAGAAGAATAG